The nucleotide sequence ACCGTGTACCTGCTGTGGGACGCGATGCTCGTGATCGCGCTCTTCGCACTGTGGATCGCGTCGGGCTTCGGGTACGCCCTGCGCCGACCCGCCTTCGTGACCGCCCACTACCGGCTCGGTGCCTGGGCGCTGCGCGTGCTCTTCTGGATCTTCGGCGGCGTATTGCGGCTCACCATCACGACGACGGGATCGGAGGGAACGGATGCTGCGACCGGCCGCGCCGCTTTCGACACGCTGTTCGCCCCCGGCACCCCGCTCGTGGTGGCGAGCCGGCATGGCGGCCCGGGCGACTCGTTCATCCTCATCCACACGCTGCTCAACGAGGTCGGGCGCCGTCCGCGCATCGTGCTGAAGTACACGCTGCAGTGGGATCCCGCGATCGACATCCTCCTGCACCGGATCCCCGCTCGATTCATCGTGCCGTCCGGGTTCGGCCACGGTCGCAGCGGCGGCGGCTCACGGGTCGAGGACGCGCTCGGCGAGCTCGCGGCCGGGCTCGGTCCCGAAGACGCGTTCGTCATCTTCCCCGAGGGCGGTCAGGTCAGTCCGACCCGCCGCCGCTCCCGCATCAAGAGGCTGCGCGACGCGGGCCGCGAGGCGATGGCCGAACGGGCCGAGGCGATGACGCACGTCATGGCGCCTCAGCCGGGCGGCATGCACGCGGCGCTGGATGACGCCCCCGACGCCGACGTCGTGTTCATCGCGCACACGGGCCTCGAGCGGCTCCACACCCTCCGCGACATCTGGCGTGAGCTGCCGATGGACAAGGGCATCACGATGCGCGCGTGGCGCGTGCCCCGGTCGGAGATCCCCGACGACCTCGACGCGCGCGCCGCGTGGCTCTTCGAGTGGTTCGCCCGCATCGATGGCTGGATCGACGCCCACCCCGAGCTCGCCGCCTGACGCGGAGGGACGACTCGGACCGGCGCTGCTCGCTGGGTTCGGCGGGTTTCGACTCGCAGGCTCGCTCAAGGGCCGGGATGAGCGCGGGTCGACGCTGACTTCCCCGTTGAGCGGAGGGCGCTCCCGCGCCCGGAGTCGAAACGCCTCGGCGCGGGGTGGTCAGCGGTGGGGTTTGGGGTGCGTCACGCGGCCCGGCGAATCTCCGCTGCCGCGGGACGGCACCGGCCACGTCGCGGCGGGCGGAGGGGTGGTGCTCGGGCGCTTCGGCGCGGGAAGCGGCTCGGGCTCGGGCTCGGGCGATGCCGAGGTCTCCGCACGGGGCGGGGGCGCGGCATCCGCCGCCGTCGACGTGGTGTTGGTGACAGGGCCCAGCTCGAGCATGACCTTGTTCTCGAGCACCTCGATC is from Microbacterium sp. LWH3-1.2 and encodes:
- a CDS encoding 1-acyl-sn-glycerol-3-phosphate acyltransferase yields the protein MRMLPTWLRRFLLAPLVIVAALLMLALTPLWLLVALALTSLVPGRFRLPRVLWLVTVYLLWDAMLVIALFALWIASGFGYALRRPAFVTAHYRLGAWALRVLFWIFGGVLRLTITTTGSEGTDAATGRAAFDTLFAPGTPLVVASRHGGPGDSFILIHTLLNEVGRRPRIVLKYTLQWDPAIDILLHRIPARFIVPSGFGHGRSGGGSRVEDALGELAAGLGPEDAFVIFPEGGQVSPTRRRSRIKRLRDAGREAMAERAEAMTHVMAPQPGGMHAALDDAPDADVVFIAHTGLERLHTLRDIWRELPMDKGITMRAWRVPRSEIPDDLDARAAWLFEWFARIDGWIDAHPELAA